A region from the Aegilops tauschii subsp. strangulata cultivar AL8/78 chromosome 5, Aet v6.0, whole genome shotgun sequence genome encodes:
- the LOC109767276 gene encoding uncharacterized protein translates to MLSTLPAFAIVVLRVPKKFCKDNDKARRRFLWVQDEEITGGKCKVNWRLVTSPVDRDGLAIPNMERFARATTLMALAGMDRPCHSVRKNCMVAEALRGDRWVLDLRHDNTMAFIPQFVLLRHRIREANLVLREGVEDEIMWKPGSQYSTSAAYNIQFLGQPRENMHRLIWRIWAPGKIKFFLWLLHHDWLWCNDRL, encoded by the exons ATGTTGTCCACACTGCCTGCTTTTGCAATTGTCGTCCTGCGCGTCCCGAAGAAATTCTGCAAGGACAACGACAAGGCAAGGCGACGGTTCCTGTGGGTGCAAGACGAGGAGATCACCGGAGGGAAGTGCAAAGTGAACTGGCGGCTGGTTACGTCACCAGTGGACCGCGACGGCCTCGCGATCCCTAACATGGAGCGCTTCGCGCGCGCTACGACTCTGATGGCTCTGGCTGGCATGGACCGACCCTG CCACTCCGTCAGGAAGAACTGCATGGTGGCGGAGGCCTTGCGCGGTGACAGATGGGTCCTCGACCTCAGGCACGACAATACAATGGCGTTTATCCCCCAATTCGTCCTGCTGCGGCACCGTATCAGGGAGGCAAACTTGGTGCTACGTGAAGGAGTGGAAGACGAGATCATGTGGAAACCAGGGAGCCAATACTCAACTAGTGCAGCGTACAACATCCAATTCCTAGGGCAACCGAGGGAGAACATGCACCGGCTAATCTGGAGGATCTGGGCACCGGGGAAGATAAAGTTCTTCCTTTGGCTGCTCCACCACGACTGGCTCTGGTGCAATGACCGCCTGTAG